CATCCGGCGGTAGCGCGTCCCCCGCCAAGTCCGGCGGCGACCGGATCTTCGCCAGCCCCTTGGCCAAGCGCATCGCCAAGCAGGAGGGCCTGGACCTCTCCGCCATCAAGGGCAGCGGCCCGCACGGGCGCGTGGTGAAGGCCGATGTCGAGGCCGCCATGAAGGCCGGCACCGGCAAGGCCGCAGCCAGTCCGGCAGCCGCCAAGCCCGAAGCGGCCGCCGCTGCGCCTCAGGCCGCCGCCGCGCCCGCCGCAGCGGGACCGGGCGCGAAGCAGATGGCGGACATGCTGGGCATGGAATACGAGCAGGAGCCGCTCTCTTCCATGCGCAAGGTCATCGCCAAGCGCCTGACCGAATCAAAGCAGACAGTGCCGCACTTCTACCTGACGGTGGACTGCGAATTGGATGCGCTGCTGAAGGTCCGCAAGGACCTGAACGCCCGGTCCGACGAGTACAAGCTGTCGGTGAACGACTTCATCATCCGCGCCTCGGCGCTGGCGCTGAAGAAGGTCCCGGCGGCCAACGCCTCCTACGACGAGAGCGGCCTGCTGTTCTACAAGCACGCGGACATCTCGGTCGCCGTTGCGACCCCGGCCGGTCTGATCACGCCGATCATCAAGGCCGCGGAGGGCAAGGGCCTGGCGCAGATCTCCAACGAGATGAAGGATCTCGCCACCCGGGCGCGCGACAACAAGCTGAAGCCCGAGGAATACCAGGGCGGAACCTTCTCGGTCTCCAACCTCGGCATGTTCGGGATCAAGCACTTCGAGGCCGTGATCAACCCGCCGCAGGGCTGCATCCTCGCGGTCGGAGCGGGCGAGCAGCGCCCTGTGGTCAAGGACGGCGCGCTCGCGACCGCGACGGTCATGAGCTGCACGCTCTCGGTCGACCACCGCGTCGTGGACGGCGCCGTGGGCGCGCAGTATCTCGCCGCCTTCAAGGTGCTGATCGAAGATCCGCTGTCGATGCTGCTCTAAGGGAGATGGGGAATGGCTGACACCAATTTCGACGTCATCATCATCGGCGGCGGGCCGGGCGGCTACGTCACCGCCATTCGCGGGGCGCAGCTCGGCATGAAGGTCTGCGTCATCGAAAAGCAGCACCTGGGCGGCATCTGCCTCAACTGGGGCTGCATCCCGACCAAGGCCCTGCTGCGCAGCGCCGAGGTTTACCACAACATGGTCCACGCCAAGGACTACGGTCTTTCCGCCGAGAAGGTGGGCTTCGACGTCGGCGAAGTGGTCAAGCGCTCGCGCGGCGTCTCCAAACGCCTCAATGGCGGTGTCGGCCACCTGTTGAAGAAGAACAAGGTGACCGTGGTGGACGGCGAGGCGAAGCTGGCCGGCAAGGGCAAGGTCTCCGTCACCAAGGACGGGAAGTCCCTGGGGGACCACACGGCCAAGCACATCATCGTGGCGACCGGCGCCAGACCCCGCACGCTGCCCGGCATCGAGCCCGACAAGAAGCAGATCTGGACCTACTTCGAGGCCATGGTGCCCGAGAGCATGCCCAAGTCGCTGCTGGTCATCGGCTCGGGCGCGATCGGGATCGAGTTCGCCTCCTTCTACCGCACCATGGGAGCGGAGGTGACGGTGGTCGAACTGGTCGAACAGATCCTGCCTGTGGAGGACGCGGAGATCGCCGCCTTCGCCCGCAAGCAGTTCGAAAAGCAGGGCATCAAGATCATAACCGGGGCCAAGGTCACCGGCGTCAAGAAGGCCAAGGACTCCGTGACCTGCGCGGTCGAGGACTCCAAGGGCAAGACGCAGGAGATCACGGTCGAGAAGGTCATCTCCGCTGCCGGCGTGGTCGGCAACGTAGAGGGCCTGGGCCTGGAAGACCTGGGCGTCAAGGTCGAGCGCGGCACCATCCAGATCGATGGATTCGGGCGCACCAACGTCGAGGGGATCTACGCCATCGGCGACGTGGCCGGGCCGCCGATGCTGGCGCACAAGGCCGAGCACGAAGGCGTCGTCTGCATCGAGAAGATCGCCGGCCTGGACGTGCACGCCTTCGACAAGTCGAAGATCCCCGGCTGCACCTACTGCCATCCGCAGATCGCCAGCGTCGGCCTGACCGAGGCGAAGGCAAAGGACAAGGGCCACAAGGTGAAGGTCGGCCGCTTCTCCTTCGTGGGCAACGGCAAGGCCATTGCGCTCGGCGAGGACCAGGGCATGGTCAAGACGGTGTTCGACGAGAAGACGGGCGAGCTGCTGGGCGCGCACATGGTCGGCGCCGAGGTGACCGAGCTGATCCAGGGATACGTGGTGGCCATGAACCTGGAAACCACCGAGGAAGACCTGATGCACACGGTCTTCCCGCACCCGACCCTGTCGGAGATGATGCACGAGAGCGTCCTTGACGCCTATGGCCGCGTCATCCACATGTAGGCCATAGCCTTTTCGTCCAGAGCAGCAAGGCCCTTTATCTCATGACGGTCGAAGCCGACAAGCCGCGGGTCCGCCACCCGGAGAAAGCGCACAAGCCCGACAACGCGGTGCAGCGCAAGAAACCGGAGTGGATCCGCGTGAAGGCGCCGGTCAGCCGGGAGTATCACGAGACCCGACAGATCGTGCGCGATCACAAGCTGCACACGGTTTGTGAGGAAGCGGCCTGCCCGAACATCGGGGAATGCTGGGCCAAGCGGCACGCCACCATGATGATCATGGGAGAGATCTGCACGCGCGCCTGTTCCTTCTGCAATGTTTCGACCGGCAAGCCGGGGGCGCTCGATCCCTTCGAGCCGACCAACGTCGCCCAGGCGGTGAACAAGCTGGGGCTGAAGCATGTCGTGATCACCTCCGTCGACCGCGACGACCTGGACGATGGCGGCGCAGAACACTTCGCCCAGACGATACGGGCGATCCGCGAGGCCTCGCCGGAGACGACCATCGAGATCCTGACGCCCGACTTCCTGCGCAAAGACGGCGCGCTCGAAATCGTGGTGGCCGCCAAGCCCGACGTCTTCAACCACAATCTGGAGACCGTGCCGCGGCTCTACGGCCCGGTGCGTCCGGGAGCCCGCTACTTCCATTCCCTGCGCCTGCTCGACGAGGTGAAGGAGATCGACCCGACCATCTTCACCAAATCCGGGATCATGGTGGGACTCGGAGAGAGCAAGGACGAAGTGCTTCAGGTCATGGACGACCTGCGCTCGGCCGAGGTCGACTTCCTGACCATCGGCCAGTACCTCCAGCCGACGCCCAAGCACATCGCCGTCGACCGCTTCGTGACGCCGGACGAGTTCAAGGCCTACGAGCGTCAAGCCTACAACAAGGGCTTCCTGATGGTCTCCGCCTCGCCACTGACCCGCTCCTCCTACCACGCGGACGAGGACTTCGAGCAGATGCGGCGCGCGCGCGAAGCAAGACTGGCCGGCGCTTCCTCACCCGCCGCCGAGTAAGAGCGGGGTCCGCAGGAACGATGCCCACGCACGCCGAAAAGCGTGTGCTGCCCTACCGGCCGGCACAGCTCTATGAGCTGGTCGCGGATGTGGAGCGCTATCCGGAGTTCCTGCCCTGGTGCCTGGGAAGCCGCATCAAGCGGCGCGAGGAGCGGCTGCTGGTGGCCGACCTCATCATCGGCTTCAAGATGTTCCGGGAACGCTTCACCAGCAAGGTCACGCTCAACCCGGACGACCGGCGCATTCACGTCGCTTACGTGGACGGCCCCTTCAAGTACCTCGACAACC
The DNA window shown above is from Limibacillus sp. and carries:
- a CDS encoding 2-oxo acid dehydrogenase subunit E2; this translates as SGGSASPAKSGGDRIFASPLAKRIAKQEGLDLSAIKGSGPHGRVVKADVEAAMKAGTGKAAASPAAAKPEAAAAAPQAAAAPAAAGPGAKQMADMLGMEYEQEPLSSMRKVIAKRLTESKQTVPHFYLTVDCELDALLKVRKDLNARSDEYKLSVNDFIIRASALALKKVPAANASYDESGLLFYKHADISVAVATPAGLITPIIKAAEGKGLAQISNEMKDLATRARDNKLKPEEYQGGTFSVSNLGMFGIKHFEAVINPPQGCILAVGAGEQRPVVKDGALATATVMSCTLSVDHRVVDGAVGAQYLAAFKVLIEDPLSMLL
- the lpdA gene encoding dihydrolipoyl dehydrogenase — its product is MADTNFDVIIIGGGPGGYVTAIRGAQLGMKVCVIEKQHLGGICLNWGCIPTKALLRSAEVYHNMVHAKDYGLSAEKVGFDVGEVVKRSRGVSKRLNGGVGHLLKKNKVTVVDGEAKLAGKGKVSVTKDGKSLGDHTAKHIIVATGARPRTLPGIEPDKKQIWTYFEAMVPESMPKSLLVIGSGAIGIEFASFYRTMGAEVTVVELVEQILPVEDAEIAAFARKQFEKQGIKIITGAKVTGVKKAKDSVTCAVEDSKGKTQEITVEKVISAAGVVGNVEGLGLEDLGVKVERGTIQIDGFGRTNVEGIYAIGDVAGPPMLAHKAEHEGVVCIEKIAGLDVHAFDKSKIPGCTYCHPQIASVGLTEAKAKDKGHKVKVGRFSFVGNGKAIALGEDQGMVKTVFDEKTGELLGAHMVGAEVTELIQGYVVAMNLETTEEDLMHTVFPHPTLSEMMHESVLDAYGRVIHM
- the lipA gene encoding lipoyl synthase, translated to MTVEADKPRVRHPEKAHKPDNAVQRKKPEWIRVKAPVSREYHETRQIVRDHKLHTVCEEAACPNIGECWAKRHATMMIMGEICTRACSFCNVSTGKPGALDPFEPTNVAQAVNKLGLKHVVITSVDRDDLDDGGAEHFAQTIRAIREASPETTIEILTPDFLRKDGALEIVVAAKPDVFNHNLETVPRLYGPVRPGARYFHSLRLLDEVKEIDPTIFTKSGIMVGLGESKDEVLQVMDDLRSAEVDFLTIGQYLQPTPKHIAVDRFVTPDEFKAYERQAYNKGFLMVSASPLTRSSYHADEDFEQMRRAREARLAGASSPAAE
- a CDS encoding type II toxin-antitoxin system RatA family toxin, whose protein sequence is MPTHAEKRVLPYRPAQLYELVADVERYPEFLPWCLGSRIKRREERLLVADLIIGFKMFRERFTSKVTLNPDDRRIHVAYVDGPFKYLDNHWVFLEHDEGCLIDFYVDFEFRSRLLQRVIQPLFDEAVRRMVRAFESRADDLYEPVTRG